A window from Dehalobacter sp. DCA encodes these proteins:
- a CDS encoding phasin family protein, whose product MNASDEMKKVFLAGIGAIATTAEKAKEVIDSLIEKGELTVEQGKVINEELKRNLSENLHHHSSARHMEDLLQKVNTLNEEELSVLKQKLAEMEKKNDPN is encoded by the coding sequence TTGAATGCAAGTGATGAAATGAAAAAAGTCTTTCTGGCGGGAATTGGAGCGATAGCGACAACGGCCGAAAAAGCTAAGGAAGTCATTGACTCGTTAATTGAAAAAGGTGAGCTTACCGTCGAACAAGGCAAAGTCATCAATGAGGAATTAAAACGCAACCTTTCTGAAAATCTGCATCATCATTCTTCCGCCCGTCACATGGAGGATCTTCTGCAAAAGGTTAACACGCTGAATGAAGAAGAGCTCTCTGTGCTCAAACAAAAGCTCGCAGAGATGGAGAAAAAGAATGACCCAAACTGA
- a CDS encoding ABC1 kinase family protein, translating to MTQTEVKLSSAARLKEMVTALKRHGIIHGVSPTKLKFILEDLGPTYVKLGQIMSMRTDMLPKSYCDELAELRTDVKPMIYEEVLQVIASEYGFSAEEAFQEIDAVCIGSASIAQVHKAVLKDGKIVVLKVQRPGIYQTMERDIQLLKKAISLIKVLNINVGDIDFRMFIDEMWATAQQEMNFIAEANYIKEFTDLNAGLKYIAFPLIERQLCTPKVLVMEYIDGVQIDDLDKLHALGYDLNEIGIKLAENYVKQIVDDGLFHADPHPGNIFIQDGKIVWLDLGMVGKINNRDRLMLKKIILAIVQHDIEGLKEVFLLLNTIKGRVNHTRLYEDIESLLARYGDLDLAELHFGQIMEEVKEVLNFHQISLPTGFTILGRGVITIEGVLAVCCPKVNFIQIMANHISGKFLSELDARQELVSAGLSLYGFTKNSLDLPAQLANILKMAMRGQAKINIDLSSADEPVRQADMIMDKLVLSILSAAFLIGASLVCMTSITPRLFGIPVISLIGYLIALLMAGWLMAKIFSKRLKKK from the coding sequence ATGACCCAAACTGAGGTCAAGCTATCATCCGCAGCCCGCTTAAAGGAAATGGTCACTGCGCTGAAACGCCATGGAATCATCCACGGCGTTTCTCCGACCAAGCTAAAATTCATCCTGGAAGACCTTGGCCCGACGTATGTCAAGCTCGGTCAGATTATGTCTATGCGCACAGATATGCTCCCGAAGAGTTACTGCGATGAACTGGCCGAGCTGCGAACCGATGTGAAACCGATGATTTATGAAGAAGTGCTTCAGGTCATCGCCTCGGAATACGGTTTCTCCGCAGAGGAAGCTTTTCAGGAAATTGACGCTGTGTGCATCGGCTCGGCATCGATAGCGCAGGTGCATAAAGCCGTGCTGAAAGACGGCAAAATCGTCGTGTTGAAGGTACAACGCCCCGGAATTTATCAAACGATGGAACGGGATATCCAACTGCTGAAAAAAGCAATCTCCTTGATCAAAGTCTTAAACATCAATGTCGGAGATATCGACTTTAGAATGTTTATCGATGAAATGTGGGCGACTGCCCAGCAGGAAATGAACTTTATTGCCGAAGCAAACTATATCAAAGAATTTACCGACCTGAATGCAGGTTTAAAGTATATTGCCTTTCCGCTGATCGAACGTCAGCTGTGCACCCCGAAAGTACTTGTTATGGAATACATCGACGGTGTTCAAATCGATGATCTTGATAAACTTCATGCACTTGGCTACGATCTAAATGAGATTGGGATAAAACTCGCCGAAAACTATGTCAAACAAATTGTCGATGACGGCTTATTTCATGCGGATCCGCATCCGGGAAATATCTTTATCCAAGACGGAAAAATTGTCTGGCTCGATTTAGGGATGGTTGGAAAAATCAATAACCGTGATCGGCTGATGTTGAAAAAAATCATCCTGGCGATCGTCCAGCATGATATTGAAGGATTAAAAGAAGTATTTCTATTACTCAATACGATCAAAGGCAGGGTAAACCACACCAGGCTCTATGAAGACATTGAAAGCCTGCTGGCACGCTATGGTGATTTGGATTTGGCTGAGCTGCATTTTGGCCAGATCATGGAAGAAGTCAAGGAAGTTCTTAATTTCCATCAGATATCCCTGCCGACAGGCTTCACGATACTGGGGCGCGGGGTCATTACGATCGAGGGAGTACTCGCCGTATGTTGTCCGAAAGTCAATTTCATTCAAATCATGGCCAATCACATTTCGGGAAAATTCCTAAGTGAGTTGGATGCAAGACAGGAATTGGTTTCTGCGGGGCTTTCTCTGTACGGTTTTACCAAAAACAGTCTGGACTTGCCGGCTCAGCTCGCCAACATCCTCAAAATGGCGATGAGAGGACAGGCCAAGATCAATATTGATCTGTCCAGCGCCGATGAACCCGTGCGTCAGGCCGACATGATCATGGACAAGCTCGTCTTGAGCATTCTCAGTGCGGCCTTTCTGATCGGGGCCAGTCTGGTCTGTATGACGAGCATCACGCCCCGGCTGTTCGGGATTCCGGTCATTAGCCTGATCGGCTATCTGATCGCACTTCTGATGGCAGGATGGCTAATGGCGAAAATTTTTTCCAAAAGACTGAAGAAAAAATAA
- a CDS encoding hemolysin family protein: MILPFYYYQEEQSLITGILFLVVLIALNAFFAASEIALISLNDNKIRMMAEDGDKKAKILTNLLGEPSKFLATIQIGITLAGFLASAFASENFSDPLVSLLIKLGAPVSASLLKTIAVILITIILSYFTLVLGELVPKRIAMNKAEKIAWFAANPLYILSKIASPFVKMLTASMNVFVRLFGVDPNAENEQVTEEEIRMMVDVGEEKGAIHETEKLMINNIFEFNNKTVSEVMTHRTDIAALPIEASLSEVIAFINHEKYSRIPVYEENIDNIVGVLQSKYLFQYLTNNSNSETFHLRDVVREPYYVPDSKRTDELFKELQLNKTHLAVIIDEYGGTAGIVTLEDLIEEIVGNIFDEDDEVELEFEKIDENTYMINGATSLDAVQDYLGVELPIEEYETLSGFLVGQLGRIPGKDDKPSLEFNSLMFKVEEVDEKRIAKVKVCRL, encoded by the coding sequence ATGATTCTGCCTTTTTATTATTATCAGGAGGAACAATCATTGATTACCGGGATTTTGTTTTTAGTCGTGCTGATTGCGCTCAATGCCTTTTTCGCTGCCTCGGAGATTGCTTTGATCTCCCTGAATGACAATAAAATCAGAATGATGGCTGAAGATGGCGACAAGAAGGCCAAAATTTTAACCAATTTGCTCGGTGAGCCGAGCAAATTTCTTGCGACGATCCAGATTGGGATAACGTTGGCAGGCTTTCTGGCCAGTGCGTTTGCTTCAGAAAATTTCTCCGATCCGCTGGTTTCACTGCTGATTAAGCTTGGGGCCCCCGTTTCAGCATCCTTGCTGAAGACTATAGCCGTTATTCTAATTACCATCATTTTATCTTACTTCACGCTGGTGCTCGGAGAGCTCGTGCCGAAAAGAATTGCGATGAATAAAGCTGAAAAGATTGCCTGGTTTGCCGCAAACCCGCTGTATATCCTGTCTAAAATTGCCTCACCGTTCGTTAAAATGCTTACGGCATCAATGAACGTGTTTGTAAGGCTTTTCGGGGTAGATCCGAATGCGGAGAACGAGCAGGTCACGGAAGAAGAAATCCGCATGATGGTTGATGTCGGTGAGGAAAAAGGCGCCATCCATGAAACAGAAAAACTGATGATTAACAATATTTTTGAATTTAACAATAAAACGGTTTCCGAAGTCATGACACATCGCACGGATATTGCGGCGCTGCCGATTGAAGCAAGCTTAAGTGAAGTCATTGCCTTTATCAATCATGAGAAGTATTCCAGGATACCCGTCTATGAGGAGAATATCGACAATATTGTCGGGGTGCTGCAATCCAAATACCTTTTCCAGTATTTAACGAACAACAGCAATTCGGAGACATTTCATCTGCGGGACGTTGTCCGGGAACCCTATTATGTACCGGATTCGAAACGCACCGATGAATTATTTAAAGAACTTCAGCTGAACAAAACACATCTGGCCGTGATCATTGATGAATACGGCGGGACGGCCGGTATTGTAACACTGGAGGATCTTATTGAAGAAATTGTCGGCAACATTTTTGACGAGGATGATGAAGTCGAACTGGAATTTGAAAAGATCGATGAAAATACCTATATGATCAACGGGGCGACGAGCCTCGATGCGGTCCAAGATTATCTCGGCGTAGAGCTGCCGATTGAAGAATATGAGACCCTAAGCGGTTTTCTGGTTGGACAGCTCGGAAGGATTCCCGGAAAAGATGATAAGCCTTCCTTAGAATTCAACAGTTTGATGTTTAAGGTTGAGGAAGTCGATGAAAAAAGGATTGCCAAAGTGAAGGTGTGCAGGCTATAA
- a CDS encoding Gmad2 immunoglobulin-like domain-containing protein — MKMIRNLFVSFMFLALVSLSGCQSQTEPTPEPSPEPEPPAVETMKVAVYYLKDSNNEMYLVREVHEIPKSTGVARAALEELVNGTPATTGAFKVLPANTKILEVNIENGLATIDFSEEVLHANVGASGETLGIASIVNTLTEFPTIKKVQFTVNGKAENGMDWWGHVGLYEQPFARNLSSVYEPAIWVTTPVDGQTIASPLKITGNARVFEAVVSYRLRDAQGNILAEGNTMAAAGAPGRGNFEASLTFKPLAAGSGQLEVFESSMQDGSDLNKVIIPVKW; from the coding sequence ATGAAAATGATCAGGAATCTTTTCGTTTCATTCATGTTTTTGGCTTTAGTGAGCCTGTCAGGGTGTCAGTCCCAGACAGAACCAACTCCGGAGCCTTCGCCTGAGCCTGAGCCCCCTGCTGTTGAAACCATGAAAGTAGCGGTCTATTATCTGAAGGATAGTAATAATGAAATGTACCTGGTCAGAGAGGTGCATGAGATCCCCAAAAGTACAGGTGTTGCCCGGGCAGCTCTCGAGGAGCTAGTTAACGGTACCCCTGCAACGACAGGCGCATTTAAGGTACTTCCCGCCAACACGAAAATTTTGGAAGTTAATATCGAGAACGGTTTGGCAACCATTGATTTTTCCGAAGAGGTGCTGCATGCGAACGTTGGTGCCAGCGGCGAAACACTTGGAATTGCCAGCATTGTCAATACACTGACGGAGTTCCCGACTATTAAAAAAGTTCAGTTCACCGTAAACGGCAAGGCTGAAAATGGCATGGACTGGTGGGGCCACGTCGGTCTTTATGAGCAACCCTTTGCCAGGAATCTCAGCTCGGTTTATGAACCGGCGATCTGGGTTACCACTCCCGTAGACGGCCAAACCATAGCGAGCCCGTTAAAGATCACCGGCAATGCCCGGGTCTTCGAAGCTGTCGTAAGCTACCGCTTAAGGGATGCACAAGGTAATATTCTGGCAGAAGGCAACACAATGGCTGCAGCAGGGGCGCCGGGCCGAGGCAATTTCGAAGCCTCGCTGACATTTAAGCCATTGGCAGCAGGAAGCGGCCAGCTCGAAGTATTCGAGTCCAGCATGCAGGACGGAAGCGATCTGAATAAGGTCATTATTCCTGTTAAATGGTGA
- a CDS encoding PIG-L deacetylase family protein: MKWTLINSVASQNNPVPSATDYSDVSSDNSADNSSDTPSDISDTTDNTDRDATDTAGQSSSSGSPSDNPSTTSEPLTDSSFSDQAAIFYVPHPDDEVLNMGAAVLEAQNHYQPVVLVLLTKGAASGAFKEVNNRLAAYALPPITLAEFTEARVRDFYESARYLGIQTDNIYVYDLPDGQVTPASVREIILTFEAKYPQALHQAMSPGDTHPDHAAGGTALHELQNENLISSCRYIISRPLWDLYPAANITRSVSQENMIQYQNALNAYYVWNPDAGRYSTGILSTSYNFGLAQKILEAHWTW, encoded by the coding sequence GTGAAGTGGACCCTGATAAACAGTGTAGCTAGCCAGAATAATCCGGTGCCTTCGGCAACGGATTATTCTGATGTTTCTTCTGATAATTCAGCGGACAATTCTTCCGATACCCCCTCTGATATTTCAGACACGACTGACAATACCGACAGAGATGCCACTGATACAGCTGGTCAATCTAGCTCATCAGGTTCTCCTTCCGACAATCCATCGACCACGTCCGAGCCTTTAACAGATTCGTCATTTTCTGATCAGGCGGCTATCTTTTATGTCCCGCATCCGGATGATGAGGTTCTAAACATGGGAGCTGCTGTTCTGGAAGCGCAAAACCACTATCAGCCTGTCGTCCTGGTACTTTTGACTAAAGGTGCAGCAAGCGGCGCATTTAAAGAAGTTAACAACCGGCTCGCGGCATATGCCCTTCCACCTATCACACTTGCTGAATTCACAGAAGCGCGCGTGCGGGATTTCTATGAATCAGCCAGATACCTCGGCATCCAGACGGATAATATTTATGTTTATGACCTTCCAGACGGTCAGGTGACTCCAGCCTCGGTCCGCGAAATTATCCTGACTTTTGAGGCTAAGTATCCACAAGCGCTTCATCAAGCGATGTCCCCCGGCGATACCCACCCGGATCATGCAGCTGGAGGTACCGCACTTCATGAGCTTCAGAATGAAAACCTCATATCCTCGTGCCGCTATATTATTTCCCGGCCGCTCTGGGATCTCTATCCGGCGGCAAATATAACGAGATCCGTCTCCCAGGAAAACATGATCCAATATCAGAACGCCCTGAATGCTTATTACGTCTGGAACCCGGATGCTGGACGCTACAGTACCGGTATCCTATCAACGAGCTACAATTTCGGCCTAGCCCAAAAAATTTTAGAAGCCCACTGGACTTGGTAG
- a CDS encoding B12-binding domain-containing radical SAM protein codes for MKILLVYPQIPLTYWSFQYALKFISKKAGSPPLGLLSVAAMLPEHYDKRLVDMNVTKLKDRDILWADYVWISAMVVQKESVREVINRCHALGVKTTAGGPLFTSEPEAYDDVDYLVLNEGENTVPAFVRDLENGSAAHIYTTEEWADIRNTPVPLWDLIDMKHYATMNIQYSRGCPFHCDFCNITSLYGHEPRTKTSPQLLSELDSLYRAGWRGGIFLVDDNFIGNKKKLKDDILPALISWMKQRNYPFTFITEASINLADDDSLMNLMVKAGFMTVFIGIETMDEDSLIECNKIQNKNRNLIACIKKIQKFGLQVQGGFIVGFDNDNASIFDKLVTFIQESGIVTAMVGLLNAPKGTKLYQRLAAEGRLLKSISGDNTDFSMNFIPKMESPLLIKGYQRIVDTIYSPRKYYERVLTFLEQYEPAGFTAQRIDRCQVLAFIRSVFRLGIIGQERRYYWKLIIWSLRKRRNVFPLAVTLSIYGFHFRKVFRRTEEILK; via the coding sequence ATGAAAATTTTACTTGTTTACCCGCAAATACCGCTGACCTATTGGAGTTTCCAGTACGCGTTAAAGTTCATATCCAAGAAAGCTGGATCTCCGCCCCTGGGGTTACTTTCCGTAGCTGCTATGCTGCCGGAGCATTATGATAAGCGTCTTGTGGATATGAATGTAACGAAACTCAAGGATCGGGATATTTTATGGGCCGATTATGTCTGGATCAGCGCGATGGTCGTCCAGAAAGAATCTGTCAGGGAAGTTATTAACCGCTGTCATGCCCTCGGAGTCAAAACGACTGCAGGCGGTCCCCTCTTTACTTCCGAACCTGAGGCGTATGATGATGTAGATTATCTCGTCCTGAATGAAGGGGAGAACACTGTACCTGCCTTTGTGCGTGACCTTGAGAACGGATCGGCAGCGCACATTTACACAACGGAAGAATGGGCGGATATCAGAAATACCCCTGTGCCTTTGTGGGACCTTATCGATATGAAACACTACGCAACAATGAATATTCAATATTCACGTGGATGCCCATTCCATTGCGATTTCTGCAACATTACATCTTTATACGGTCACGAGCCCCGTACCAAGACCTCTCCGCAGCTCCTGTCAGAATTGGATTCCCTTTATCGGGCCGGATGGCGCGGAGGCATCTTCCTGGTTGATGATAATTTTATCGGCAACAAAAAGAAATTAAAGGATGATATCCTGCCTGCGTTGATCAGCTGGATGAAACAAAGAAACTATCCGTTTACGTTTATCACAGAGGCCTCAATCAATCTGGCTGACGATGACAGCCTTATGAATCTGATGGTCAAGGCGGGGTTTATGACTGTATTTATCGGAATTGAAACCATGGATGAAGACAGCCTGATTGAGTGCAATAAAATTCAGAATAAAAACCGCAATCTAATTGCGTGTATCAAAAAAATTCAGAAATTTGGCCTTCAGGTTCAGGGCGGCTTTATTGTCGGGTTCGACAACGACAATGCCTCTATTTTTGACAAACTGGTAACCTTTATTCAGGAAAGCGGGATCGTTACCGCGATGGTCGGGCTGCTGAATGCGCCGAAAGGAACTAAACTATATCAGCGTCTGGCAGCGGAAGGCCGACTGTTAAAAAGCATCAGCGGCGACAACACCGACTTTTCGATGAACTTCATACCCAAAATGGAAAGCCCCCTGTTGATCAAAGGCTATCAAAGAATTGTCGATACGATCTACTCGCCAAGAAAATATTATGAGCGGGTCCTGACATTCTTAGAGCAGTACGAACCTGCTGGATTTACGGCTCAGCGGATCGACCGTTGTCAGGTGCTCGCGTTTATCAGATCGGTATTCCGTTTGGGAATTATCGGCCAGGAAAGACGCTACTACTGGAAACTGATCATTTGGTCTCTGCGGAAACGCCGTAATGTATTTCCGCTGGCAGTAACCCTGTCCATATACGGTTTTCATTTCCGAAAAGTATTCCGCCGGACTGAGGAAATATTAAAATAA
- a CDS encoding GGDEF domain-containing protein produces the protein MRLSLVLDIPICTLLMAGNVELLNMLFFSYFFFVSFHGMRYGIPGLIIATAESVASLFITSFKISDLFVSVNIYLFSLLLLAFGFIIVFEVNSLLNISQYQFRKAKNQAARDPLTGLPNRLLLEKSFQKAVSNYQRTGQPFCIAIFDIDNFKKINDQKGHVFGDKVLLVLARVLKTNARATDFICRYGGEEFLIILYGCALKDACLKADKIREEFALNSYFDKPLTVSAGVCLYPKRMLADRKY, from the coding sequence ATGCGACTCAGCTTAGTGCTTGATATTCCTATTTGTACCCTGTTGATGGCAGGAAATGTTGAATTACTGAATATGCTCTTTTTTTCCTATTTCTTCTTTGTTTCTTTTCACGGCATGCGTTATGGGATTCCGGGTTTGATCATTGCTACGGCCGAAAGCGTAGCCTCTTTATTCATTACGTCATTCAAAATTTCGGATCTGTTTGTATCCGTGAATATCTATCTGTTCAGCCTTCTGCTCCTAGCCTTCGGTTTTATTATTGTATTTGAAGTCAACAGTTTGCTGAATATCAGCCAATATCAGTTCAGAAAGGCCAAAAATCAGGCGGCCAGAGATCCGCTGACGGGGCTTCCGAACCGCCTGCTGTTGGAAAAGAGTTTTCAGAAGGCTGTATCCAATTATCAGAGGACAGGGCAGCCTTTTTGCATTGCCATTTTTGATATTGATAATTTTAAAAAGATAAATGATCAGAAGGGACATGTCTTTGGCGACAAGGTTTTGCTGGTTTTAGCCCGTGTTTTAAAAACAAATGCCAGGGCCACTGATTTCATCTGCCGTTACGGCGGTGAGGAGTTTCTAATTATTCTTTATGGATGCGCACTGAAAGATGCCTGCCTAAAAGCGGATAAAATCAGGGAAGAATTTGCACTTAACAGTTATTTTGATAAGCCACTGACCGTGAGCGCCGGTGTCTGTCTCTATCCAAAAAGGATGCTCGCTGACCGAAAATATTGA
- the hgcB gene encoding mercury methylation ferredoxin HgcB, with product MKHRYLKNVSTLTLKYEKCTGCGRCLEVCPHQVLGLKCKKAEILDIDLCMECGACARNCPFNAIDVKSGVGCASAVITGWLTGTEPSCDCSGGNSGGCC from the coding sequence GTGAAGCACCGCTATTTGAAAAATGTTTCGACGCTTACGCTTAAATACGAGAAATGTACCGGCTGCGGAAGATGTCTCGAGGTCTGTCCGCATCAGGTCCTGGGTTTAAAATGCAAAAAAGCAGAGATACTGGATATAGATCTCTGCATGGAATGTGGCGCCTGTGCCCGCAATTGTCCGTTTAATGCGATCGATGTCAAGTCCGGCGTGGGCTGCGCTTCAGCCGTTATCACGGGGTGGCTTACAGGGACAGAACCAAGCTGTGACTGCTCGGGAGGCAACAGCGGGGGATGCTGCTGA
- a CDS encoding YegS/Rv2252/BmrU family lipid kinase: MQILLIYNPLAGNGSFNNHLDSIIEAVQDKGYYLVPYRISTTEALEKMVSSADINSFNRIWIAGGDGTIHQVINVLFCYDCQIPVGIYPVGTANDFARYFHFPERVNEMTEILLQDHFTVCDIGVANGRYFLNVASLGFLIDVSQKTPKRIKQSFGALAYYLKGVEEFANMKPVKVSIRSREANRDDEVYFILIMNGKSAGGFKRIAPLASIAMVCLMCIFLNHVQFSN; encoded by the coding sequence ATGCAAATATTATTAATCTATAATCCGCTTGCCGGAAACGGCAGCTTTAATAATCACTTGGACAGCATTATTGAAGCTGTCCAAGATAAAGGCTATTATTTGGTCCCTTACAGGATCAGCACTACGGAAGCCCTGGAAAAAATGGTCTCCTCAGCGGATATCAACAGTTTCAACAGGATCTGGATTGCCGGGGGCGACGGGACGATCCACCAGGTCATCAATGTTCTTTTTTGTTATGATTGCCAGATCCCGGTTGGAATATATCCGGTAGGAACTGCTAATGACTTTGCCCGTTATTTTCATTTTCCGGAGCGGGTCAATGAAATGACGGAGATTCTGCTTCAGGATCATTTTACAGTTTGCGATATCGGGGTCGCCAATGGCCGCTATTTTTTAAATGTGGCCAGCCTGGGTTTTCTGATCGATGTCAGCCAAAAAACTCCCAAAAGAATCAAACAAAGTTTTGGGGCTCTCGCCTATTATTTAAAGGGTGTTGAAGAATTCGCCAATATGAAGCCGGTGAAAGTTAGTATTCGGAGCCGGGAAGCCAATCGCGACGATGAAGTGTATTTCATCTTGATTATGAATGGCAAATCGGCAGGCGGTTTTAAGAGGATAGCGCCGTTGGCTTCTATAGCGATGGTCTGCTTGATGTGTATATTTTTAAACCATGTCCAGTTCTCGAACTGA
- a CDS encoding heparan-alpha-glucosaminide N-acetyltransferase domain-containing protein — translation MKRITNRIKALDFARALSVLLLFLTFVPEGPLYGAYITHAPWFGYTAIDFAFPAFVTLSGTSMAIAYRKHVPWVRLIRRFFVLIIIGLIFNSLVSWEFHLSQLRFTGVLQVLAFTGIMTTLITRVSGKWFWPFTAGLLILAAYLGILLYTSQSFPGSLPSPDHNLSGMIDPFIFTKSHLYVHGDAGYDPEGICTLFSAIASTLFGYTAGLFLNNKNIGRNFLKILALAAVLLLLTPLLSNFIPIGKRLWTPSFVTLSSGATILVLAFAHLIWDPQIPVIRKLLAPVYWLFEAIGRNAILLYFGSSMVFSVMHHMILKMNGNGNTLSVFELSYNWVKSWSSNPQLSFIAIYTGLWVLLAVLLHWRKLYLTV, via the coding sequence ATGAAAAGAATAACGAACCGGATCAAAGCCCTTGATTTTGCGCGGGCTCTGTCCGTACTGCTTTTGTTCCTGACCTTTGTTCCGGAAGGGCCTCTCTACGGGGCCTATATTACCCATGCTCCGTGGTTTGGTTATACCGCCATCGACTTTGCTTTTCCAGCCTTTGTGACACTTTCCGGAACCAGCATGGCGATTGCCTACCGCAAGCATGTGCCCTGGGTACGATTAATCAGAAGGTTTTTTGTGCTGATTATCATTGGCCTGATTTTTAATTCCCTGGTATCCTGGGAATTTCATCTTTCCCAGCTTCGCTTTACCGGAGTGCTTCAGGTTCTTGCTTTTACCGGAATTATGACAACCCTGATAACCAGAGTATCCGGGAAATGGTTCTGGCCGTTCACTGCCGGACTACTTATTCTGGCTGCCTATCTCGGCATTCTCTTATATACAAGCCAGTCTTTTCCGGGCAGTTTGCCCTCACCGGACCATAATTTATCCGGAATGATTGATCCGTTTATTTTCACAAAGAGCCATCTTTATGTTCACGGCGATGCCGGATATGATCCGGAAGGAATATGTACACTTTTTTCCGCAATTGCCAGCACGCTTTTCGGTTATACGGCAGGTTTGTTTTTGAACAATAAAAACATTGGCCGAAATTTCTTGAAAATCCTGGCTCTGGCTGCTGTTCTTCTGCTACTTACCCCGCTGCTGTCCAACTTTATCCCAATAGGCAAACGACTCTGGACGCCGTCCTTTGTAACGCTGTCATCCGGTGCCACCATTCTTGTCTTGGCCTTTGCCCACTTGATCTGGGACCCGCAGATCCCAGTTATCAGAAAGCTCTTGGCACCTGTCTACTGGCTGTTTGAGGCGATCGGTCGCAATGCGATCCTGCTGTATTTTGGTTCTTCGATGGTGTTTTCGGTTATGCATCATATGATCCTGAAGATGAATGGGAATGGGAATACCCTCTCGGTTTTTGAATTGTCTTATAACTGGGTGAAATCCTGGAGTAGCAACCCTCAGCTTAGCTTTATTGCGATTTATACCGGGCTCTGGGTCCTGCTAGCTGTCTTGCTGCACTGGCGTAAGCTATATCTTACGGTGTGA
- a CDS encoding GlsB/YeaQ/YmgE family stress response membrane protein, with the protein MSVIGWIILGGLAGWIASMITGRDAKMGVGMNIVVGIIGAFIGGWIVNIFGGIGINGFNIWSFLVALLGAVILLSIVNALTGRKHHNQYQS; encoded by the coding sequence TTGAGTGTTATCGGCTGGATTATTTTAGGCGGCCTTGCGGGGTGGATTGCCAGCATGATTACAGGCCGTGATGCCAAAATGGGCGTTGGAATGAATATTGTTGTCGGGATCATCGGGGCGTTCATCGGTGGATGGATCGTCAACATTTTCGGAGGAATAGGGATCAATGGATTTAATATCTGGAGTTTCTTGGTTGCTCTCCTCGGTGCGGTGATCCTGTTGTCCATCGTCAATGCCTTAACGGGCAGGAAACATCACAATCAGTATCAGTCGTAA
- the lgt gene encoding prolipoprotein diacylglyceryl transferase — MNPIAFEIGPFSVHWYGILIALAFCAGLILANYHTNYRRLDPDKFFDLLVVMIPAALIGARLYYVLFNLHYYISHPAEIAAVWHGGLAIHGGIIGGFLAVLVVTRRDPDLKFWSVADVIAPSLVIGQAIGRWGNFLNQEAHGGPVSESFISKFPHFIQQGMYIDGQYYHPTFLYESLWDTLIFLFLFWLIKKKSTPHGIMFLLYLLLYSAGRFIIESLRTDSLMLGPFKIAQVISIAAILLSAVLLFVKLRKKRPV, encoded by the coding sequence TTGAACCCTATTGCATTTGAAATTGGTCCTTTTTCTGTTCATTGGTACGGTATACTGATTGCTCTGGCGTTTTGTGCCGGACTCATTCTCGCGAACTATCATACGAACTATCGCAGGCTGGACCCGGACAAATTTTTTGATCTGCTGGTTGTTATGATTCCCGCTGCTCTGATCGGAGCAAGACTGTATTATGTCCTGTTCAATTTGCATTATTACATCTCTCATCCGGCGGAAATCGCGGCTGTCTGGCATGGCGGATTAGCCATTCACGGCGGAATTATCGGCGGTTTTCTGGCGGTCTTAGTGGTTACCCGCAGAGATCCGGATTTAAAATTCTGGTCTGTGGCCGATGTTATCGCGCCAAGTCTGGTTATCGGCCAGGCGATTGGCAGATGGGGCAACTTTCTTAATCAGGAAGCACATGGCGGCCCGGTTAGTGAATCCTTTATCAGTAAATTTCCGCATTTTATTCAGCAAGGCATGTATATTGACGGCCAATATTACCATCCGACTTTTTTATATGAGTCTTTATGGGATACTTTGATCTTTTTGTTCTTGTTCTGGCTGATCAAGAAGAAATCAACACCTCACGGCATCATGTTCTTGCTTTACTTATTGCTGTACTCGGCAGGCCGTTTTATTATTGAGAGTCTCAGAACCGACAGTCTGATGCTTGGTCCATTTAAAATAGCCCAAGTCATCAGTATTGCAGCAATTTTGCTTTCGGCCGTTCTTCTCTTTGTAAAACTTAGGAAAAAGAGACCAGTTTAG